A window from Methanomassiliicoccus sp. encodes these proteins:
- the hflX gene encoding GTPase HflX, giving the protein MRDEGNFKKRESREGQYTYVIYSKEKEGKKLKKEDSRGNEIPVGIVTLDEDLPELEELARSAGYDVLFEIIQKRNHPNSKTFVGKGKLEEVKETLAKRSVPVLLFNGELKPSQHYLLESELGVECVDRIRLVLNIFSTRASSRESQLQVLRAKLIYEIPLLREWIHNAKAGEHPGFLGGGAYETDAYYELIRRQLSRIDGELQKLDVNHSLRRQQRRKRGFSTVAIAGYTNAGKSSLLNALTSEKVLVEDRLFSTLATTTGRLEGENKPILITDTIGFLGNLPHFLIESFKSTIDEVYFADLVILVIDASDSVDEVRRKIETSRDILFPEVDASSIIIVLNKLDCADELPKKRALAAEILPARDILATSVRTGNGIKILHDVISSTFQYPVEMRFRLPHGEGVEPFLSWLHSRTEVVQVKYDQEVEVHLFCQEKDHANIVNKIVSLGGQSV; this is encoded by the coding sequence ATGAGAGACGAAGGAAATTTTAAAAAAAGAGAGAGTAGAGAAGGACAATATACTTACGTTATATATAGTAAAGAAAAGGAAGGAAAAAAGTTGAAAAAAGAAGATTCTAGAGGGAATGAAATTCCGGTTGGAATCGTAACCTTGGACGAGGATCTACCGGAGCTCGAGGAACTTGCCCGTTCTGCCGGATACGATGTGCTCTTCGAGATAATTCAAAAACGAAACCATCCCAATAGCAAGACATTCGTGGGGAAAGGAAAATTGGAAGAGGTCAAAGAAACCCTCGCTAAGCGTTCCGTTCCCGTTCTATTGTTCAATGGGGAGCTCAAACCTTCCCAACATTACTTACTGGAGAGTGAACTGGGAGTGGAATGCGTCGACCGCATCCGTCTCGTACTCAATATATTCTCCACCAGAGCATCATCCAGGGAGTCCCAGCTCCAGGTTCTGAGAGCCAAGCTGATCTACGAGATACCCCTCCTCCGTGAATGGATCCACAATGCCAAGGCCGGCGAGCACCCTGGCTTCCTCGGCGGCGGCGCTTACGAGACCGATGCGTATTATGAGCTTATCAGGCGCCAGCTCAGCCGCATTGACGGTGAGCTTCAGAAGCTCGACGTCAACCACAGTCTCAGGAGGCAGCAGCGACGCAAGAGAGGGTTCAGCACCGTCGCCATTGCCGGTTACACTAACGCCGGCAAATCATCCCTTCTCAATGCCCTGACCTCAGAGAAGGTCCTGGTAGAGGATCGTCTGTTCTCGACACTGGCCACGACCACCGGACGTCTCGAAGGAGAGAACAAACCAATCCTCATCACTGACACCATAGGCTTCCTGGGAAACCTCCCTCATTTCCTCATCGAATCCTTCAAGAGTACCATCGACGAGGTCTATTTTGCCGATTTGGTCATCCTGGTGATAGACGCGTCCGATTCAGTGGACGAGGTCAGACGGAAGATCGAGACCTCCCGGGACATACTTTTCCCGGAGGTGGACGCATCTTCGATCATCATTGTTCTCAATAAGCTGGATTGCGCTGACGAGCTTCCCAAGAAGAGGGCCCTAGCCGCGGAAATATTACCGGCCAGAGACATACTGGCAACCTCAGTCCGTACCGGGAACGGGATCAAGATCCTGCACGACGTCATCTCTTCCACCTTCCAGTACCCGGTAGAGATGCGCTTCCGGCTTCCACATGGGGAGGGGGTGGAGCCCTTCCTCTCGTGGCTGCACTCGCGCACCGAAGTAGTGCAAGTGAAATATGATCAAGAAGTGGAAGTGCACCTTTTCTGTCAGGAGAAGGACCACGCCAACATAGTCAATAAAATCGTCTCACTTGGTGGCCAGTCGGTCTGA
- a CDS encoding tRNA(Ile)(2)-agmatinylcytidine synthase: MFIAADDTDSSTWMCTTFLATELVRALSDHDLIGLPRLVRLNPAVPWKTRGNGAICIRVGRGIGQPRLCGHMDGKDVLCYARSQEDPDPDEIMARCWPVVERWSQRDDSDPGLVVTAEAPEGELYRHAVRRIIDKEEALAALRGVGARTFEINSGRGLIGAAAAAAWRPMDRTYEVLAYRERERWGRPREVSPEDIALLDRRFPSTFNNYEHVAGRPAIVPHTTCPVLYGIRGDSPLDLVKAASSVASEPVDRWLMFITNQGTDDHIITAWDRLVPNSSYLVEGNVATMPATIPGGHVIFALSTRDGDVDCAAYEPSKGFRAIVRQLRPGDRVQVMGELREAPRTLNIEKLNVLSLARSMVKLSNPPCPACGRRTKSAGQGQGYRCRECGTKGLEATMQEEVRQIGPGWYEPPVCTRRHLSKPLKRMGVQSTIVV; this comes from the coding sequence ATGTTCATCGCCGCCGACGACACTGACTCGTCCACCTGGATGTGCACCACGTTCCTCGCCACGGAACTGGTACGGGCCCTTTCCGACCACGATCTCATCGGGCTGCCGAGACTGGTCCGGCTCAACCCAGCGGTCCCCTGGAAGACCAGGGGGAACGGGGCCATATGCATCAGGGTGGGCCGGGGGATCGGGCAGCCGCGGCTGTGCGGTCATATGGATGGCAAGGACGTTCTCTGCTACGCCCGTTCCCAGGAGGACCCTGATCCCGATGAAATAATGGCCAGATGCTGGCCGGTGGTGGAGAGATGGTCGCAGAGGGACGACTCCGATCCCGGCCTGGTTGTCACCGCCGAGGCCCCCGAGGGGGAGCTATATCGGCATGCGGTGCGGCGGATCATCGACAAAGAGGAGGCGCTAGCCGCGCTGCGAGGGGTGGGGGCGCGAACCTTCGAGATCAACTCCGGTCGCGGGCTGATAGGCGCCGCGGCGGCCGCGGCGTGGAGGCCGATGGACCGTACCTACGAGGTACTGGCGTATCGGGAGAGGGAACGGTGGGGGCGTCCTCGGGAGGTCTCCCCGGAGGACATCGCCCTCCTGGACCGGCGGTTCCCCTCTACCTTCAACAATTACGAGCATGTCGCTGGCCGTCCGGCCATCGTGCCCCACACCACCTGTCCCGTCCTCTACGGCATCCGGGGCGACTCTCCCCTCGACCTCGTCAAGGCGGCGTCCTCGGTAGCCTCCGAGCCGGTGGACCGGTGGCTGATGTTCATAACCAACCAGGGGACCGACGACCACATAATCACCGCGTGGGACCGCTTGGTGCCAAACTCCTCGTACCTGGTGGAGGGGAATGTGGCAACAATGCCGGCCACCATACCTGGCGGCCATGTGATTTTCGCTCTTAGCACCCGGGACGGCGACGTCGACTGCGCCGCCTACGAACCCTCCAAGGGCTTCCGGGCCATCGTGCGCCAGCTGCGACCGGGGGACCGGGTCCAGGTCATGGGAGAGCTGCGCGAAGCTCCCCGTACTCTCAACATCGAGAAGCTCAACGTCCTATCGTTGGCGCGGTCGATGGTGAAGCTCTCAAACCCCCCCTGCCCGGCGTGCGGCCGCCGGACCAAGTCGGCGGGGCAGGGGCAGGGTTACCGCTGCCGGGAGTGCGGCACGAAGGGGCTGGAAGCGACTATGCAGGAAGAGGTGCGTCAGATCGGCCCGGGATGGTACGAGCCGCCGGTGTGCACCCGTCGCCATTTGTCGAAGCCGCTGAAGCGTATGGGCGTGCAATCGACCATCGTCGTATAG
- a CDS encoding cytidine/deoxycytidylate deaminase family protein: MDRPDNDTYFMRMAELVATRSTCLRRKVGAVVVKEKRVLTTGYNGAPKGLRHCAEVGCVRLQNHIQSGTRHELCRGVHAEQNAVIQAAYFGVSIKDSVIYTTNFPCVMCAKILVNAGIREIVYKDDYVDELSRKVLDESGVVVRRYVPPEGTESATE, from the coding sequence ATGGACCGGCCGGACAATGACACCTATTTCATGCGAATGGCTGAACTGGTGGCCACCCGATCGACCTGCCTGAGACGCAAAGTCGGGGCAGTGGTGGTCAAGGAGAAGAGGGTCCTCACCACCGGTTACAACGGCGCGCCCAAGGGGCTAAGGCATTGTGCGGAGGTCGGATGTGTCCGGTTGCAGAACCACATCCAGTCAGGCACCCGCCATGAGCTGTGCCGGGGAGTCCACGCAGAGCAGAACGCAGTCATCCAGGCCGCGTACTTCGGAGTCAGCATCAAGGACTCCGTCATCTACACCACGAACTTCCCCTGCGTGATGTGCGCCAAGATCCTAGTCAACGCCGGCATCCGGGAGATCGTATACAAGGACGATTACGTCGATGAGCTCTCCCGCAAGGTGCTCGACGAGAGCGGTGTGGTCGTACGGCGTTACGTTCCACCGGAAGGGACGGAATCGGCGACGGAGTAA
- a CDS encoding M20 family metallo-hydrolase, with protein MDELLRSVDNDRDDMIRQMTEMLRIPAMGPENGGQGEVERARFIHDLLHHIGFEDVETYNAPDPRVAPGVRPSVLAKKKGKTDRTVWIVSHMDTVSPGDEKAWTYPPFDGTVVDGKLFGRGSEDNGQAVISSLFAARALLNSGLQPECTLGIAVVADEEAGSDFGIKYLIRQGLFGKDDLFYVPDAGEADGSVIEVAEKSIIWLKITVKGKQVHASTPKKGLNALRVGSELILFLADQLAGHFPAEDRLFNPSGSTFEPTKKLANVENINTVPGEDITFFDIRLLPQYDPDECIRAAKEIGRVFERRTGAAIEVEAIRVDPAGKASRVDGEGARALSKAVRHVLGVQPRTIGIGGQTCANWFRQEGLDAYVWETLDEMAHQVDEYTRVDNLVNDAKVFSVLLANLCYPGQFKETHIEY; from the coding sequence ATGGACGAGCTGCTGAGATCGGTGGACAACGACCGCGACGACATGATCAGGCAGATGACCGAAATGCTCAGGATCCCAGCCATGGGACCGGAGAACGGGGGGCAGGGGGAGGTCGAACGTGCCCGCTTCATTCACGACCTGCTGCATCACATTGGGTTCGAGGACGTCGAGACCTACAATGCGCCGGACCCCCGGGTGGCGCCGGGGGTGCGTCCAAGCGTCCTCGCCAAGAAGAAGGGAAAGACGGACCGCACGGTATGGATCGTCTCCCACATGGACACCGTGTCCCCGGGAGATGAGAAGGCGTGGACCTATCCCCCCTTCGACGGCACGGTGGTGGACGGCAAGTTGTTCGGCCGGGGGTCGGAGGACAACGGTCAGGCAGTAATCTCTTCGCTCTTCGCGGCCCGCGCCCTACTAAATTCCGGCCTTCAGCCGGAGTGCACCCTGGGAATCGCGGTCGTCGCCGACGAGGAGGCCGGTTCGGACTTCGGCATCAAGTACCTAATACGCCAGGGCCTCTTCGGAAAGGACGACCTGTTCTACGTGCCCGACGCCGGGGAGGCGGACGGCTCGGTGATCGAGGTGGCGGAGAAGTCGATCATCTGGCTCAAGATCACGGTCAAGGGCAAGCAGGTACACGCGTCCACTCCCAAAAAGGGCCTTAACGCCCTGAGGGTCGGCTCTGAGTTGATCCTGTTCCTTGCGGACCAGCTGGCCGGCCACTTTCCGGCCGAGGACCGTCTGTTCAATCCCTCGGGCTCCACTTTCGAGCCCACCAAGAAGCTTGCCAATGTGGAGAACATCAACACCGTACCGGGCGAGGACATCACCTTCTTCGACATCCGTCTTCTGCCGCAGTACGACCCTGACGAGTGCATCCGGGCGGCCAAGGAGATCGGCAGGGTGTTCGAGCGGAGGACCGGGGCGGCGATCGAGGTCGAGGCAATCCGGGTCGATCCTGCCGGCAAGGCCTCGCGCGTCGACGGCGAGGGGGCCAGGGCCCTGAGTAAGGCGGTGCGCCACGTGCTGGGCGTCCAGCCCAGGACGATCGGGATCGGCGGTCAGACCTGCGCCAACTGGTTCCGCCAGGAAGGTTTGGACGCCTATGTCTGGGAAACGCTGGACGAGATGGCCCACCAGGTCGACGAGTACACCCGGGTCGACAATCTGGTTAATGATGCCAAGGTCTTCTCGGTGCTGCTGGCCAACCTGTGCTATCCCGGGCAGTTCAAGGAAACGCACATCGAGTACTGA
- a CDS encoding ATPase: protein MVVSEGAGLVAIGAGLAVGLAGVGSAIAEASIGAAAVGAMAEDEKLFGKGLILTVIPETIVIFGLVVAILLWLNMSG, encoded by the coding sequence ATGGTAGTATCTGAAGGCGCAGGATTGGTTGCGATTGGTGCGGGACTGGCCGTCGGACTGGCGGGTGTCGGCTCGGCTATTGCTGAGGCCAGCATCGGTGCGGCCGCGGTTGGTGCGATGGCCGAGGACGAGAAGCTGTTCGGTAAGGGCCTTATCCTGACCGTTATCCCCGAGACCATCGTTATCTTCGGTCTGGTCGTAGCTATCCTGCTCTGGCTCAACATGTCGGGATGA
- a CDS encoding DUF3198 domain-containing protein, with product MSKPYTVQHARAISLAILGAGAVLMIVGLLDLLGDYFRDIGAWGYWLIGIGAVMTLVGVIWFVTYRLNVRKFNKLIDEKSKAVFVKQLDDVEYLAWKLPVNYEERLAVKKKNFGVK from the coding sequence ATGTCTAAGCCATACACCGTGCAGCATGCCCGGGCCATCTCCCTGGCCATCCTCGGGGCGGGCGCGGTCTTGATGATCGTGGGATTGCTTGATCTCCTGGGCGATTATTTCCGCGATATCGGTGCCTGGGGCTACTGGCTCATCGGGATCGGGGCGGTCATGACGCTCGTCGGCGTCATCTGGTTCGTGACCTATCGCTTAAATGTGCGCAAGTTCAACAAGCTCATCGATGAGAAGAGCAAAGCCGTCTTCGTGAAGCAGCTCGACGACGTTGAATACCTTGCGTGGAAGCTTCCTGTGAATTATGAGGAGCGCCTCGCGGTCAAGAAGAAAAATTTTGGGGTCAAATAA
- a CDS encoding acetyl-CoA C-acetyltransferase, which yields MKEAVIISAARTAVGKFGGSLKNFPVPQLGAVAIAEAVKRATLEPKDVQECMMGIVLSAGVGQNPARQAALKAGLPVEIGSLNINKICGSGLKTVMLAASSVRAGENDVVVAGGMENMSAAPYLLMEGRFGYRLGDNKIVDHLVRDGLWDAPTDQHMGNTAELVAERHNVTRQEADELSYQSHVKATAAQKAGRFDKEIVPIKMKVKKEEIEFRQDEGVRPDISIDALAKLKPAFKEGGVVTAGNASQISDGAAAVVVTSREYAEARGIKPLATIVDYCTGGTRPEWIMEAPISATRTLLERNKMGIEDIDLFEHNEAFATASVAVKRALKVPDDRFNVNGGAVALGHPIGCSGTRVLTTLIYAMHDRGARTGLATLCLGGGNAVSMIIRRE from the coding sequence TTGAAGGAAGCGGTCATCATCAGTGCCGCCCGTACCGCGGTCGGCAAGTTTGGAGGCTCGTTGAAGAACTTTCCAGTCCCCCAGCTGGGGGCCGTGGCCATTGCCGAGGCGGTCAAGAGGGCCACGCTGGAGCCCAAGGACGTGCAGGAGTGCATGATGGGCATTGTTCTCTCAGCCGGGGTCGGCCAGAACCCCGCCCGACAGGCGGCATTGAAGGCCGGACTGCCGGTGGAGATAGGCTCCCTGAACATCAACAAGATATGCGGCTCGGGGCTGAAGACGGTCATGCTGGCCGCTTCCTCCGTACGGGCCGGGGAGAACGACGTGGTCGTGGCCGGAGGTATGGAGAACATGAGCGCCGCCCCCTACCTTCTCATGGAGGGCCGCTTCGGCTATCGGCTCGGGGATAACAAGATCGTCGACCACCTGGTTCGTGATGGCCTGTGGGACGCCCCCACCGACCAGCACATGGGCAATACCGCCGAGCTGGTGGCAGAGCGCCACAACGTCACGAGGCAGGAGGCCGATGAACTGTCCTACCAGAGTCACGTCAAGGCCACTGCTGCCCAGAAAGCGGGCCGCTTCGACAAGGAGATCGTGCCGATCAAGATGAAGGTCAAGAAGGAGGAGATCGAGTTCCGCCAGGACGAGGGGGTCCGCCCGGACATATCCATAGACGCCCTGGCGAAGCTCAAGCCGGCGTTCAAGGAGGGCGGCGTCGTCACCGCCGGCAACGCATCGCAGATCAGCGACGGCGCGGCCGCCGTGGTGGTGACCTCCAGGGAGTACGCCGAGGCTCGGGGAATAAAACCGCTCGCCACCATCGTCGACTACTGCACCGGGGGCACCAGGCCGGAGTGGATCATGGAGGCGCCGATCTCCGCCACCCGCACCCTGCTGGAGCGCAACAAAATGGGCATCGAGGACATCGATCTGTTCGAGCACAACGAGGCTTTCGCCACCGCCTCGGTTGCGGTCAAGCGGGCCCTCAAGGTGCCTGACGATCGCTTCAACGTGAACGGCGGCGCGGTTGCTCTCGGCCATCCCATCGGTTGCTCCGGCACCAGGGTGCTGACCACTCTGATCTACGCGATGCACGACCGCGGTGCCCGCACCGGCCTGGCAACCCTGTGCCTGGGTGGCGGGAACGCGGTGTCGATGATTATCCGCCGGGAATGA
- a CDS encoding dihydrofolate reductase family protein — protein sequence MLPYLVIHNAVSVDGRMDRLDVDMELYYSLISTWKEDLTLCGSETMMRSGIEMWEHDGSTDPSRPLLAVVDSRGRFRSWGRAVPSMYWRAGVALCSELTPREHLEYLRKEGVEVMVAGRDKVDLRAALEMLSEKHAVKVIRVDSGGTLNGVLLQAGLVSEVSVMVQPQLIGGASPSSLFQVPDLPPGERGLKAELISSRELKGGAVWLRYRVLR from the coding sequence ATGCTGCCTTACTTGGTCATTCACAACGCCGTCAGCGTGGACGGCCGGATGGATCGTTTGGATGTCGACATGGAGCTCTACTATTCGCTGATCTCCACATGGAAGGAGGACCTCACGCTGTGCGGCTCGGAGACCATGATGCGATCCGGAATCGAAATGTGGGAACATGACGGGTCCACCGACCCGTCACGGCCCCTCCTGGCAGTGGTCGACTCCCGCGGCCGTTTCCGAAGCTGGGGCAGGGCTGTTCCGTCGATGTACTGGCGGGCGGGGGTGGCGCTATGCTCGGAGCTCACGCCCCGAGAACACCTCGAGTACCTGAGGAAGGAGGGGGTGGAGGTGATGGTCGCCGGGAGGGACAAGGTGGACCTCCGGGCGGCGCTGGAGATGCTGTCCGAGAAGCACGCGGTCAAGGTGATCAGAGTGGACAGCGGAGGCACTCTTAACGGGGTCCTGCTCCAGGCGGGGCTGGTGAGCGAGGTGAGCGTCATGGTCCAGCCGCAACTGATTGGAGGCGCCTCCCCCAGCTCCCTGTTCCAAGTACCCGACCTACCTCCGGGGGAGAGGGGCCTGAAGGCCGAGCTCATCTCCTCCCGCGAGCTCAAGGGGGGCGCGGTGTGGCTGCGCTACCGGGTGCTGAGGTGA
- a CDS encoding V-type ATP synthase subunit I, translated as MLLPEPMSKILVVGTKDRLPASIELLYGLENVHVVDFSPDEEGFSLGSPLPAASDASHKLLKLRSMEKDLEVDEAEFKEKVPISKIAPTIDTSIEQIETEMQGTVASKAAKQARLTEAQSKKALLEPFRAIDLDLALYKGYQNIDVMAGHVHTNPEAQLNEALGGEMELFSNPDGNFIVAFVPVAKADEAQRILVQNGFTEVPVPEGTGKPEQLASALETEISGLEKELEAVEKNIEQLREKYANTILASDEHLSIVVEKAELPLRMGASEHAFVLEAWVPTAEVDKVKKAFSDKFQDNIYIEVLEDKARVDVHESEEEMKMEAGLSTAEAVAVPMSEETPVKTSHKRTVDRFTFFTKLLSTPRYNEIDPTITVAIFFPMFFGLMVGDVGYGIPFTILGFLGLKRCTSKEWRGIATMLFYGGIWSIIFGLFLYGDMFGIEFHAAHATELSWSALLGIEIPRVLFNFGDFALQLGYYTKLGSVKILLYISLWIGVVHLLIGLCLGFYNQTIRHGLKHAMVEKLSWIMIMVGFALVALIFMINVLIRGYDPNLTDPTFVVGIVLIVIGLVMAVKGEGGKAIIELPEVMSNVLSYTRLIAIGMSKAGMALAFNFIAIELIASSGDVIMLVLGLLVFVIGHLMIFILAILSAGLHAIRLQYVELFNKFYEGGGLEFNPLRVIRKHTTEE; from the coding sequence ATGCTGCTGCCGGAGCCAATGAGTAAGATCTTGGTCGTAGGGACCAAGGACAGGTTGCCAGCCTCCATCGAACTCCTGTACGGGCTCGAGAACGTCCACGTGGTCGATTTCTCCCCTGACGAGGAAGGGTTCTCCCTAGGGTCACCCCTCCCCGCAGCGTCGGATGCATCCCACAAGCTCCTGAAGCTTCGCTCCATGGAGAAGGACCTCGAGGTCGATGAGGCCGAGTTCAAGGAGAAGGTGCCGATCAGCAAGATCGCACCGACCATCGACACCTCAATCGAGCAGATCGAGACCGAGATGCAGGGAACTGTCGCCTCCAAGGCCGCCAAGCAGGCCCGCCTCACCGAGGCCCAGTCCAAGAAGGCCCTTCTGGAGCCGTTCCGGGCGATCGACCTGGACCTGGCGTTGTACAAGGGCTACCAGAACATCGACGTCATGGCCGGTCACGTTCATACCAACCCTGAGGCCCAGCTCAACGAGGCCTTGGGCGGGGAGATGGAGCTGTTCAGCAACCCCGATGGTAATTTCATCGTCGCGTTCGTTCCCGTGGCCAAGGCCGACGAGGCCCAGCGCATCCTTGTTCAGAACGGTTTCACCGAGGTCCCGGTGCCTGAGGGAACGGGTAAGCCCGAGCAGCTCGCCTCCGCCCTGGAGACCGAGATCAGCGGTCTGGAGAAGGAGCTCGAGGCTGTCGAGAAGAACATCGAGCAGCTCCGGGAGAAGTACGCTAATACTATCCTAGCCTCAGATGAGCATCTGAGCATCGTGGTGGAGAAGGCCGAGCTGCCCCTTAGAATGGGGGCTTCCGAGCACGCCTTCGTCCTCGAGGCCTGGGTGCCAACGGCAGAGGTCGACAAGGTCAAGAAGGCCTTCTCCGACAAGTTCCAGGACAACATCTATATCGAGGTCTTGGAGGACAAGGCCAGAGTGGATGTCCACGAGTCTGAGGAAGAGATGAAGATGGAGGCTGGCTTGAGCACCGCCGAGGCGGTAGCCGTGCCCATGTCCGAGGAGACCCCTGTAAAGACGAGCCACAAACGTACCGTGGATCGTTTCACCTTCTTCACGAAATTACTTTCCACCCCTCGTTACAACGAGATCGATCCCACCATCACGGTGGCCATCTTCTTCCCCATGTTCTTTGGCCTCATGGTCGGGGACGTGGGATATGGAATTCCCTTCACCATCCTCGGCTTCCTCGGTTTGAAGAGGTGCACCAGCAAGGAGTGGAGGGGCATCGCCACCATGTTGTTCTACGGAGGTATTTGGTCCATCATCTTTGGGCTCTTCCTCTACGGTGACATGTTCGGTATCGAGTTCCACGCGGCCCATGCCACCGAGCTTTCATGGTCCGCCCTTCTGGGGATCGAGATTCCCAGGGTACTGTTCAACTTCGGGGACTTCGCACTGCAGCTGGGTTACTATACCAAGCTGGGTTCAGTGAAGATACTTCTCTACATCAGCCTGTGGATCGGAGTCGTCCACCTGCTCATCGGCCTATGCCTAGGGTTCTACAACCAGACCATCAGGCATGGGTTGAAGCATGCCATGGTGGAGAAGCTCTCGTGGATAATGATCATGGTCGGATTCGCCCTGGTGGCTCTGATATTCATGATCAACGTGCTCATCCGTGGATACGACCCGAACCTTACTGACCCCACATTTGTCGTTGGCATAGTGCTGATCGTCATCGGCCTGGTCATGGCGGTCAAGGGCGAGGGCGGGAAGGCCATTATCGAACTTCCCGAGGTCATGAGCAACGTGCTCTCATATACTAGGCTGATTGCTATCGGCATGTCCAAGGCGGGCATGGCGCTGGCTTTCAACTTTATCGCCATCGAGCTGATCGCGTCTTCGGGCGATGTCATTATGCTCGTGTTGGGACTTCTGGTGTTCGTCATCGGGCATCTGATGATCTTCATACTGGCGATACTCTCGGCCGGTCTGCACGCTATCAGGCTGCAGTACGTCGAGCTATTCAACAAATTTTACGAAGGAGGCGGGCTGGAGTTCAACCCCCTCAGGGTAATAAGAAAGCATACAACGGAGGAATAA
- a CDS encoding ORC1-type DNA replication protein — translation MDESIFQPYLNSKKIFQRNREILRPSYIPDELPHRKEQINQLASILVTALRGDRPSNVLIFGKTGTGKTASVKYLGKEIQKADSQFNRVTYLYMNCEVVDTQYGVLQNIGNMFIGDFNERIPFTGWSTERVYNILREKIDETNRVVILVLDEIDKLVYKSGDDVLYHLSRINDDLQRAKVSLIGISNDLKFTEFLDPRVKSRLGEEKMVFPPYNAEQLRDILNQRSDLAFFSGVVDPGVAPLCSALAAQEHGDARRALDLLRVAAEIAERNGDDKVTEAHVYKAKNKIELDCVTEAIRTLPTQSKLVLMSILLNEERGDGRLTTGDVYETYRELSQMVGVTVLTQRRVTDLISELDMLGIIHARVKSFGRGGRTKEIESSVPRVETKKILEDDEILQAIKNYRPKNQTTLI, via the coding sequence CTGGACGAAAGCATATTCCAACCGTATCTAAACTCGAAGAAGATATTCCAGCGCAATCGTGAGATCCTCCGTCCATCCTACATTCCGGACGAGCTTCCCCATCGCAAGGAACAGATCAACCAGCTTGCTTCCATTTTGGTGACCGCGTTGCGGGGCGACCGCCCCTCCAATGTGCTCATATTTGGCAAGACCGGGACGGGAAAGACTGCCTCAGTGAAGTATCTCGGAAAGGAAATCCAGAAAGCCGATTCCCAGTTCAACCGGGTGACCTATCTCTACATGAACTGTGAGGTCGTGGATACCCAATATGGTGTCCTGCAGAACATCGGTAACATGTTCATCGGCGATTTCAACGAGCGAATCCCCTTCACCGGGTGGAGCACCGAACGGGTGTACAACATCCTGCGAGAGAAGATCGACGAGACCAACCGCGTAGTGATTTTAGTGCTCGATGAGATCGACAAGCTGGTATACAAATCCGGGGACGACGTGCTCTACCACTTGTCTAGGATCAATGACGATCTTCAGCGGGCCAAGGTATCGCTCATCGGCATCTCCAACGACCTGAAGTTCACCGAATTTTTGGACCCCAGGGTCAAGAGCCGCCTCGGTGAGGAAAAGATGGTCTTTCCTCCCTACAACGCCGAGCAGCTCCGGGACATTCTCAACCAACGCTCCGATTTGGCCTTCTTCAGCGGGGTCGTCGATCCTGGCGTGGCGCCGCTGTGCTCGGCCCTCGCGGCGCAGGAGCATGGGGATGCCAGACGCGCGCTTGACCTACTGCGGGTGGCGGCCGAGATCGCCGAACGCAACGGCGACGACAAGGTCACCGAGGCCCACGTCTACAAGGCCAAGAACAAGATCGAACTGGATTGTGTAACCGAAGCCATCCGTACGCTTCCTACCCAGTCAAAGCTGGTCCTCATGAGCATCCTCCTTAACGAGGAGCGGGGGGACGGCAGGCTTACCACCGGGGACGTCTACGAGACCTACCGGGAGCTTAGCCAGATGGTTGGGGTCACCGTCCTAACACAGCGCCGTGTCACCGACCTCATTTCTGAGCTGGACATGTTGGGGATCATACACGCCCGGGTCAAATCGTTCGGTCGGGGCGGGCGGACCAAGGAGATCGAGTCCTCGGTACCGAGGGTGGAGACTAAGAAGATCCTCGAGGACGATGAGATCCTGCAGGCCATCAAGAACTACCGGCCCAAGAACCAGACCACCCTGATCTAG